The Streptomyces sp. HUAS MG91 sequence GACGCCGCCGGTGTCGACCGGGTGCGGGGTGAAGACGGAGCCCGTGCCGCCGCCTTCATCCAGCTGCTGAGAGACCCCGTTGTAGGACTTCGCCAACTCTTCCAGATGCGTAGCCGCCTGCAGAGCCGCCTCCTGCTTGGCGCCCATGCTGTCGCTCCACTTGGAGATGACGTTCTTGGTCTCCATCCCGCTGGCGATATCGCCTTGAACGCTGCTCTGAGCACTCTGGGCGGCCTGCATGTGCCGATACTGCGAGACCATCGCAGTGGCGCCGAAGGAGGCGGGAGCCGCCATCACAGCGGCGAAATCCGCAGCGTCCATGCTGCTGAAGTAGTCGCTGACGGAGTCGCAGGCTTCGTCCCACCAGCTGACGTCGATGTCTCCGACCGCCGTCTTGACCTGGTCGAGGTTGTCCGCGGAGGAGAACATCGCGTCCGAGGTGAACTTCGCGGAGTTGCCGCCGGCCGCCATCTCCTGACCGATCTTCCCCGCCTCCTCCGCGAACTTGTCCGCGGAGTTGCCCTTCCAGCTCTCCAGAACCTTCTTCACCGAGTCGTTGAACTGCTTCAGCAGGCCACCGTTCCCGTCCGAGCCGACGAGCTCGTCGTGAACCTCCTGCCAACTCTGGGAGACCTCCCTGAGCAGGCCCGGATTGGTGTCGCTGACCATGCTCTTGAGAGTGTCGAGGTCCTTCGTGTTGAAGGGGGTGTCGAACCCTCTCCCGGACGCACCACGGGGCGCGCCACCCGATCCCACCGTCATTGCTAGGTCCCCCTTACGCGTTGCGGTCCGCCACCGTGCTGGTGTTGCCGGTCTCCGTGTCCTGGTAGACGCCGCGCGCCTTGTCCGCCGCGATGGAGTTGTCGGCCTCGGCGTCCTGGTAGACGCCGCGCGCCTTCTCCGTCTTCCTGCCGAACTTGTCGATCAGCTTCTCGATCTTGCCGATCATTTCTTCTTCGATCCGGGTCTTCATGGCGTCGTGCGCGTCGGCCAGCTTCTGCGCCTCGTCGAAGTTCCCCAGCGCCGACTTCGGCACGTACGTTGAGTGCGCCGCCTTGCGTTTCGGCCCACCCATGTCCTTCAGGACCTGATTGAGCTCCTTGACCACCTGGTCCAGCGCGTCGAGATCGACCTCGTACCCGTCAGCCATCTCCGGCTGTCCTCCCCGTTAACGTCAACGACCCACACCTGGCGCCCACTTACGCCTACTGCATGTGCATGCCTTGACGTACAGGGTGCCCTGCTTTACTAGCCCCTTACAAGTTTCCTCACAAACCGCTCACAGCACGTCGGCCCCGCGCTTGCGCAGCCAGTCGCGGCGGGCCATCGCCCCCGCGGAGATCACTCCGAGCAGCAGCCCGCCCCCGATCACCAGGTAGGTCCCGTACCGGGCGTTGCGCTCCGCCGGGGTCTCCCCGAGAGTCAGCTTCGCGGGAATGATCTTCTCGTCGTCGCCCCTGCTCGTCACCGCTGCCGCCTGCAGATCCTTGTCGGTGATCTGCCGGGGCTGTTCGGTCTCGTCCTTGATCGCCGTGACGGGGTCGATGACGCCCCAGCCGATGTTCTTGTCGTGGTACGGGTGCGAGCGCGTCGCCGTCGCCTCCAGGTGCCAGATGACCTGGGCCGGCGACCACTTGGGATGCTTCTGCCTGAGCAGGGCGGCCACCCCTGCCGCGTACGGCGCCGAGAACGACGTGCCCTGGTCGACGCACTGGCCGCTGACCGGCACGGTCGAGACCATGTCGACGCCGGGAGCGGCGATGTCCACCTGCTCGTTCGGGGTGGAGAACGAGGCGCGCTCGTTGTTGCGGTCGGAGGCGGCGACGGACAGGACGTTGGAGTTGGTCAGGGCCGCCGGGTAGGTGTTGGACTCCTTGCCGGACGAGCCGTTGTTGCCCGCCGAGGCCACGATGAGGATGCCTGCCTGCTCCGCCTTGTCCACCGCGGCCTGCAGGTCCGTGAGTTCGGACGGGTTCGCCGTGGTGCCCTGGGAGATGTTGATGACGTCGACCTTCGCTTTGACGGCCGCGTTGATGGCGGCGACCATCGTCGCCAGATTGCCGCCTTCCTCCTGCGTACTGGTCTGCAGGGGGAGGATCTTGGCGTGCGGGGCCAGGCCGTGGAAGCCGGTGCCCGCGATCGGCTGGGCCACGATGATCCCGGCCACCTTCGTACCGTGGCCGACGCCGTCGTTCGTGGCCTTGTTGCCCTTGCCGGCGAACGACTGCCCGCCGAGGACCTTGCCCGCCAGCTGCGGGTTGTTCGCGGCGACGCCTGTGTCGATGACGGCGACGACCTGGTCGTCACCCATGAGGGCCTGGTCCTCCCACAGCTGCTTGGTGATGACACGCTGCAGCGACCACGGTGTGCCCTTGATGACGGAACCGCCGAACTGACAGTCAGTGCTGGCCAGTTGAGGGTCGGTGTCGTC is a genomic window containing:
- the mycP gene encoding type VII secretion-associated serine protease mycosin, with protein sequence MASMASFASARRAAAALAATAALAGLTATPAVADDTDPQLASTDCQFGGSVIKGTPWSLQRVITKQLWEDQALMGDDQVVAVIDTGVAANNPQLAGKVLGGQSFAGKGNKATNDGVGHGTKVAGIIVAQPIAGTGFHGLAPHAKILPLQTSTQEEGGNLATMVAAINAAVKAKVDVINISQGTTANPSELTDLQAAVDKAEQAGILIVASAGNNGSSGKESNTYPAALTNSNVLSVAASDRNNERASFSTPNEQVDIAAPGVDMVSTVPVSGQCVDQGTSFSAPYAAGVAALLRQKHPKWSPAQVIWHLEATATRSHPYHDKNIGWGVIDPVTAIKDETEQPRQITDKDLQAAAVTSRGDDEKIIPAKLTLGETPAERNARYGTYLVIGGGLLLGVISAGAMARRDWLRKRGADVL